In a genomic window of Leptospira brenneri:
- a CDS encoding ABC transporter ATP-binding protein/permease — protein sequence MPLDKKTNSSQNWVRLTNTIRQLIKSKQGPTAIRYGITLVLLVISFNVFNVINSYVGRDFISSIEQKNMAAFYTNAILYGIVFIISSAIGSINRYAEERLGILWREQLTWRLTNNYLTERTFHQIMNAPGIENPDQRITDDVKAFTTTTISFTLLFIGGVFSAISFSGVLWSINPILFLVAVVYALSGTFSTIFLGKSLIRLNYDQLDMEASYRADLLHIRQHAESIAVTHREARMSVRLKSRLRKLVNNFRKLISVNLRLSFFTNNYNYFIQIIPMLIIAPSYMRGEIEFGVITQAALAFTTLLNAFSLIVTQFQSISAFSAVVKRLHSLEAAMFVTEKESKEKRESNYSADEIHFQNLTLYSNDRSKLLLDHLQLTVHKKERWLITSLDETVKLSLFRSIAGIGNHSEGKISKPSWEEVLFLPEQPYLPPGRLRNVIVPAYLNLEVSDSEILTELQKMGLETLIRRFGGLRTLKEWNEELSLAEKYKIAVIRVLFVKPKFLILDRPGSVLGKFEISKILKLFHKLGVATVVIAKDEETVLEYDYHLHISHFGKWNLTPMNGTKN from the coding sequence ATGCCTTTAGATAAAAAAACAAATTCATCCCAGAACTGGGTGCGTTTGACAAATACCATACGCCAGTTAATCAAATCAAAACAAGGCCCTACGGCCATTCGTTACGGGATCACCCTTGTTTTACTCGTGATTTCCTTTAATGTCTTCAATGTCATCAATAGTTATGTAGGCCGAGATTTTATATCTTCGATTGAACAAAAGAACATGGCGGCTTTTTATACCAATGCAATCCTTTATGGAATTGTGTTTATCATTTCATCTGCAATTGGTTCTATCAATCGATATGCAGAAGAAAGGCTTGGAATTCTTTGGCGAGAGCAACTCACATGGCGATTAACAAATAATTATTTAACGGAAAGAACTTTTCACCAAATCATGAATGCACCTGGGATCGAAAACCCAGACCAAAGGATCACCGATGATGTAAAGGCATTTACAACAACTACAATTTCATTCACCTTACTCTTCATAGGTGGAGTTTTTTCGGCAATTTCTTTTTCCGGAGTTCTTTGGAGTATTAATCCGATACTATTTTTAGTAGCTGTTGTTTATGCTCTTTCTGGCACATTTTCTACCATTTTTCTTGGTAAATCTCTGATCCGCCTCAATTACGATCAGTTAGATATGGAAGCAAGTTACAGGGCAGACCTTCTGCATATACGCCAACATGCAGAATCCATTGCAGTGACTCATAGAGAAGCTAGAATGTCTGTGAGATTAAAATCCAGACTTCGCAAACTAGTTAACAACTTTCGAAAACTCATTTCAGTCAACCTCCGCTTGAGTTTTTTTACAAATAACTACAATTACTTTATACAAATTATACCAATGCTGATCATTGCGCCCAGTTATATGAGGGGTGAAATCGAATTTGGTGTGATCACCCAAGCTGCCCTTGCATTCACGACCTTACTCAATGCATTTTCTCTGATTGTGACCCAGTTTCAATCTATTTCTGCATTTTCTGCTGTGGTCAAACGACTCCATTCTCTTGAGGCTGCGATGTTTGTAACTGAAAAAGAATCAAAAGAGAAAAGAGAATCTAACTACAGCGCTGATGAAATTCACTTCCAAAACTTAACTTTATATTCAAATGATCGGTCAAAACTTTTATTAGACCATTTACAACTCACTGTCCACAAAAAGGAACGTTGGCTCATTACCTCACTCGATGAAACGGTAAAACTTAGTTTGTTTCGATCGATTGCAGGAATTGGAAATCATTCCGAAGGTAAAATTAGTAAACCTAGTTGGGAAGAAGTATTATTCCTCCCCGAACAACCCTATCTTCCACCAGGGAGATTGCGTAACGTCATTGTACCGGCATACCTAAATCTAGAAGTATCTGATTCGGAAATCCTAACTGAATTACAAAAAATGGGACTTGAAACTTTGATCCGAAGATTTGGTGGCCTTAGGACCTTAAAAGAATGGAACGAAGAACTTTCCTTAGCTGAAAAATATAAAATTGCAGTGATCCGTGTCCTTTTTGTTAAACCAAAATTTTTGATTTTAGATAGGCCTGGATCGGTTTTAGGAAAATTTGAAATTTCAAAAATTTTAAAATTATTTCACAAACTTGGTGTGGCCACTGTTGTCATTGCAAAAGACGAAGAAACAGTTTTGGAATATGATTACCATCTCCATATTTCTCATTTTGGGAAATGGAATTTAACCCCTATGAATGGAACCAAAAACTAA
- a CDS encoding adenylate/guanylate cyclase domain-containing protein → MHIVTFEDKDNFPLETNKPGATILETALKHEYPLYHLCGGNAKCTTCRVFVTEGLSHLSSRNDREQTLADRKGWPKEIRLACQTEVFGDVSLRRIIKDNKDLKTVTSESKSSKTGEECYAVILFLDIKGFTAFTEASLPYDVVFVLNRFFQEMSEPVLNNGGEIDKFIGDGILAFFQLKNRDQIKTANEEKITEAKRETIHSAIRACLRMFDQLKKFNLEMKDRFNFSFDIRIGLHAGNVIYGDIGHSEYKSQTVLGDTVNVASRLEALNKKTNTNFLVSDEIYNQIGSSLSVNKKVITRLRGKSEKMTAYSVLGFKNSDPILRIQKSFDHVLENNPHWIDDYLSKLKHFVEENLQKEMNENELLVEPHEFLNAIESIIEKLGNPISLKKGVSKLTSIYESIGISKKEFPKLVPILISSIRENLPSEWNADLESIWHQVTMDLTIETIES, encoded by the coding sequence ATGCATATTGTTACCTTTGAAGACAAAGACAATTTTCCACTCGAAACAAACAAACCAGGGGCCACCATCCTGGAAACTGCCTTAAAACACGAATATCCCCTCTACCATCTTTGCGGGGGAAATGCCAAATGCACAACTTGTCGAGTTTTTGTTACCGAAGGTCTTTCCCATCTCAGTAGCCGTAATGATAGAGAACAAACTCTAGCTGATAGAAAAGGTTGGCCAAAAGAGATTCGACTGGCTTGCCAAACTGAAGTATTTGGAGACGTTTCCCTTCGCCGGATCATCAAAGACAATAAAGATCTCAAAACAGTTACCAGTGAATCCAAATCTTCTAAAACTGGAGAAGAATGTTATGCGGTGATCCTTTTTCTTGATATCAAAGGATTCACAGCTTTTACAGAAGCAAGTCTTCCTTATGATGTTGTTTTTGTTTTAAATAGATTTTTTCAAGAAATGAGTGAACCTGTTTTAAACAACGGTGGGGAAATTGATAAATTCATTGGAGATGGGATTTTAGCTTTTTTCCAACTAAAGAATAGAGATCAAATCAAAACAGCAAACGAAGAGAAAATCACCGAAGCCAAAAGAGAAACAATTCATTCAGCAATTCGTGCTTGCCTTCGTATGTTTGATCAATTGAAAAAATTCAACTTAGAAATGAAAGATAGGTTTAATTTTAGTTTCGACATCCGCATTGGACTCCACGCAGGAAATGTAATTTATGGAGACATCGGACATTCTGAATACAAAAGCCAAACAGTCCTTGGGGATACAGTAAATGTTGCGAGTCGACTCGAAGCACTTAATAAAAAAACAAATACAAACTTCTTAGTATCTGATGAAATTTATAATCAAATTGGTTCTTCTCTTTCCGTGAATAAAAAAGTAATCACAAGACTTCGTGGTAAGTCAGAAAAAATGACAGCTTATTCTGTTCTTGGATTCAAAAATTCAGACCCCATCCTTCGCATTCAAAAATCATTTGATCATGTTTTAGAAAACAATCCACATTGGATCGATGATTATTTAAGTAAGTTAAAACACTTTGTAGAGGAAAACCTTCAAAAAGAAATGAATGAAAACGAATTACTTGTAGAACCTCACGAGTTTTTAAATGCGATAGAATCCATCATCGAGAAATTAGGAAACCCCATCTCTTTAAAAAAGGGAGTATCTAAACTAACCTCTATTTACGAATCCATTGGAATTTCAAAAAAGGAATTTCCAAAACTTGTACCCATTCTTATTTCTTCTATCAGAGAAAATCTTCCTTCTGAATGGAATGCAGATTTAGAATCGATCTGGCACCAAGTAACAATGGATTTGACGATCGAAACAATCGAGTCATAA
- a CDS encoding alpha/beta fold hydrolase, whose amino-acid sequence MKTIYHLILIFSLFLFPILIWGEGSESESLIQTSYFQTGEGRVAYSKIGEGKRNLILLPGIGDRKESYLELAYLLSKGNTVYLFDLRGIGESDVSFVSYGPNETAKDILAFIREKDLQDVYIIANSMAAASAVYIRSKEEKRVLGLVLSGPFVRDKEPMSFGMKTLIHFAFRGPWGPSVWASFYESLFPVNRPGDLKERSARLKENLSEDGRMFAVRSMLLAPKTECEPALQLISGNVIVVMGSKDPDFDSPEGEANWIGDTVGGTVKIYKGAGHYPFVEEPNRFYSDVQLLWQKK is encoded by the coding sequence ATGAAAACAATCTACCACCTTATTTTAATCTTTTCCCTGTTTCTTTTTCCCATCCTGATTTGGGGTGAAGGTTCGGAATCGGAATCTTTAATACAAACTTCTTATTTTCAAACTGGGGAAGGTCGAGTGGCTTATTCTAAAATAGGGGAGGGCAAAAGAAATCTGATTTTGCTTCCAGGAATTGGGGACAGAAAGGAAAGTTATTTAGAACTTGCTTATCTGTTATCTAAAGGCAATACCGTTTATCTTTTCGACTTACGAGGAATTGGTGAGTCTGATGTGAGTTTCGTTTCTTATGGGCCGAATGAAACGGCAAAAGACATCTTAGCATTTATCCGTGAAAAAGATTTACAAGATGTTTATATCATTGCTAATTCTATGGCTGCCGCTTCGGCCGTTTATATTCGTTCCAAAGAAGAAAAACGAGTCCTAGGACTTGTACTTTCTGGTCCATTTGTCCGAGACAAAGAACCAATGTCTTTTGGAATGAAAACATTGATTCATTTTGCATTTCGTGGGCCTTGGGGGCCGAGTGTTTGGGCGTCGTTTTATGAATCTCTGTTTCCTGTGAATCGTCCTGGTGATTTAAAAGAAAGATCAGCGAGATTAAAAGAGAATCTTTCTGAAGATGGTCGTATGTTTGCCGTTAGATCTATGTTGCTTGCACCAAAAACAGAATGTGAACCTGCCTTACAATTGATTTCGGGAAATGTGATTGTGGTAATGGGAAGTAAAGACCCTGATTTTGATTCTCCCGAAGGAGAGGCAAATTGGATTGGTGACACTGTGGGCGGAACTGTAAAGATCTATAAAGGTGCAGGGCATTATCCTTTCGTAGAAGAGCCAAATCGATTTTATTCCGACGTACAATTATTATGGCAAAAAAAATAA